In Modestobacter versicolor, a single genomic region encodes these proteins:
- a CDS encoding Rieske (2Fe-2S) protein, which yields MSVTAQTTSGHVVGRVEDVPPGEGRAFVAGDVQVAVFRLRDGSLHATQAACPHAGGPLADGQTDADVLVCPLHLYAYRWRDGSSTSGNAPVQVYPVHEEDGHLVVQL from the coding sequence ATGAGCGTCACCGCGCAGACGACGTCCGGGCACGTGGTCGGCCGAGTCGAGGACGTGCCGCCGGGGGAGGGGCGGGCGTTCGTGGCCGGCGACGTCCAGGTGGCGGTGTTCCGGCTGCGCGACGGCTCGCTGCACGCCACCCAGGCCGCCTGCCCGCACGCGGGTGGGCCGCTGGCCGACGGGCAGACCGACGCCGACGTGCTGGTCTGCCCGCTGCACCTGTACGCCTACCGGTGGCGCGACGGCTCCTCGACCAGCGGCAACGCCCCGGTGCAGGTCTACCCGGTCCACGAGGAGGAC
- the nirB gene encoding nitrite reductase large subunit NirB — MTAVLGGRPEGVSTLHFAMDEADGIDTRQKLVVVGNGMAGARVVEEVLERGGGEQFAITVFGEEPHGNYNRIMLSHVLAGEEHEDDIVLNSHDWYADNGVVLRAGVRVDRVDTHAKVVHASDGTTAPYDQLVLATGSRSFIPPMAGLHRDDEQLLPGVFGFRTIDDTRALLAAAAEHEKAVVVGGGLLGLEAARALQGHGLAVEVVHAGTHLMNQQLDPDGGAILRQSVESLGIVVHLATRTTEVIGPDRVRGVVLADGRALDADVLVIAAGIRPVTEVALMSGLEVERGIVVDDQLRTDDPDVYAVGECAQHRGELYGLVAPVWEQARVLADLLTGADPDAEYHGSRTATKLKVAGVDVATMGVNRPERDTDEFLVISEPRRGVHLSVVVRDDRLIGATLLGDTRKVAFLTQAFDRGAPLPQERIKLLVDLSDGAEEVGVAELPADSQVCNCNGVSKQAICDAVAGGCGTVGAVMDSTRAGKGCGSCKGLVKQIVEWAADGDVVEDPTAGWYVPGIPMAKPALMTAIREQGLLSVSAVFAALAPGGQEDAKSKMALTSLLRMIWGADFVQENDAKFINDRVHANIQRDGTFSVVPQMKGGVTTPAQLRKIADVAEKYEVPMVKVTGGQRIDLLGIRKEDLPAVWADLGMPSGYAYGKSFRTVKTCVGSDFCRFGLGDSTQLGIDLETRFQGIESPAKMKLAVVGCPRNCAEAYVKDVGVVAVGGGRWEVYVGGAAGASVRKGDLLATVDSPEAVIELTGRFMQYYRENANWLERTYDFVPRVGLATIKQVLLEDSEGICADLDEGMQRSIDAYTDPWGQDGRTPATPGQFRPALPLVALPEVPVR; from the coding sequence ATGACGGCCGTCCTGGGCGGGCGCCCCGAGGGCGTGAGCACGCTGCACTTCGCGATGGACGAGGCCGACGGCATCGACACCCGGCAGAAGCTGGTCGTCGTCGGCAACGGGATGGCCGGCGCCCGGGTGGTCGAGGAGGTGCTCGAGCGGGGCGGCGGCGAGCAGTTCGCGATCACCGTCTTCGGCGAGGAGCCGCACGGCAACTACAACCGGATCATGCTCAGCCACGTGCTGGCCGGCGAGGAGCACGAGGACGACATCGTCCTCAACAGCCACGACTGGTACGCCGACAACGGCGTCGTGCTGCGCGCCGGCGTCCGGGTCGACCGGGTCGACACCCACGCCAAGGTCGTGCACGCCTCCGACGGGACGACGGCCCCCTACGACCAGCTGGTCCTCGCCACCGGCAGCCGCTCGTTCATCCCGCCGATGGCCGGGCTGCACCGCGACGACGAGCAGCTGCTGCCCGGCGTCTTCGGCTTCCGCACCATCGACGACACCCGGGCGCTGCTCGCGGCCGCCGCCGAGCACGAGAAGGCGGTCGTCGTCGGTGGCGGGCTGCTCGGGCTGGAGGCGGCCCGCGCGCTGCAGGGCCACGGGCTGGCCGTCGAGGTCGTCCACGCCGGCACGCACCTGATGAACCAGCAGCTGGACCCCGACGGCGGCGCCATCCTCCGGCAGTCGGTCGAGTCGCTGGGCATCGTCGTCCACCTGGCCACCCGCACCACCGAGGTCATCGGGCCCGACCGGGTGCGCGGCGTCGTGCTGGCCGACGGCCGCGCCCTGGACGCCGACGTGCTCGTCATCGCCGCCGGCATCCGCCCGGTCACCGAGGTCGCGCTGATGAGCGGGCTGGAGGTCGAGCGCGGCATCGTCGTCGACGACCAGCTGCGCACCGACGACCCCGACGTCTACGCGGTGGGCGAGTGCGCCCAGCACCGCGGCGAGCTCTACGGCCTGGTCGCCCCGGTGTGGGAGCAGGCCCGGGTGCTCGCCGACCTGCTCACCGGCGCCGACCCGGACGCGGAGTACCACGGCTCCCGGACGGCGACGAAGCTCAAGGTGGCCGGCGTCGACGTCGCGACCATGGGCGTCAACCGGCCCGAGCGGGACACCGACGAGTTCCTGGTCATCTCCGAGCCGCGGCGCGGGGTGCACCTGAGCGTCGTCGTCCGCGACGACAGGCTGATCGGCGCGACGCTGCTCGGCGACACCCGCAAGGTCGCGTTCCTGACCCAGGCCTTCGACCGCGGCGCCCCGCTCCCGCAGGAGCGGATCAAGCTGCTGGTCGACCTCTCCGACGGCGCGGAGGAGGTGGGCGTCGCCGAGCTGCCCGCCGACTCGCAGGTCTGCAACTGCAACGGCGTCTCCAAGCAGGCCATCTGCGACGCGGTCGCCGGCGGCTGCGGCACCGTCGGCGCGGTCATGGACTCCACCCGGGCCGGCAAGGGCTGCGGGTCGTGCAAGGGCCTGGTCAAGCAGATCGTCGAGTGGGCCGCCGACGGCGACGTCGTCGAGGACCCGACCGCCGGCTGGTACGTGCCGGGCATCCCGATGGCCAAGCCGGCGCTGATGACGGCGATCCGCGAGCAGGGCCTGCTCAGCGTCTCGGCGGTGTTCGCCGCGCTCGCCCCCGGTGGGCAGGAGGACGCGAAGTCGAAGATGGCGCTGACGTCGCTGCTGCGGATGATCTGGGGCGCGGACTTCGTCCAGGAGAACGACGCGAAGTTCATCAACGACCGGGTGCACGCCAACATCCAGCGCGACGGCACCTTCTCCGTCGTCCCGCAGATGAAGGGCGGGGTGACCACCCCGGCGCAGCTGCGGAAGATCGCCGACGTCGCGGAGAAGTACGAGGTGCCGATGGTCAAGGTCACCGGTGGCCAGCGGATCGACCTGCTCGGCATCCGCAAGGAGGACCTGCCCGCCGTGTGGGCCGACCTGGGCATGCCCTCCGGCTACGCCTACGGCAAGAGCTTCCGCACCGTGAAGACCTGCGTGGGCAGCGACTTCTGCCGGTTCGGGCTCGGCGACTCCACCCAGCTGGGCATCGACCTGGAGACCCGCTTCCAGGGCATCGAGAGCCCGGCGAAGATGAAGCTCGCCGTCGTCGGCTGCCCGCGCAACTGCGCCGAGGCCTACGTGAAGGACGTCGGCGTCGTCGCGGTCGGCGGTGGCCGGTGGGAGGTCTACGTCGGCGGCGCCGCCGGGGCCAGCGTCCGCAAGGGCGACCTGCTCGCCACCGTCGACTCCCCGGAGGCGGTCATCGAGCTGACCGGCCGCTTCATGCAGTACTACCGGGAGAACGCCAACTGGCTCGAGCGCACCTACGACTTCGTGCCCAGGGTCGGGCTGGCGACGATCAAGCAGGTGCTGCTGGAGGACTCCGAGGGCATCTGCGCCGACCTCGACGAGGGCATGCAGCGCTCGATCGACGCCTACACCGACCCCTGGGGGCAGGACGGCCGGACGCCGGCCACCCCGGGCCAGTTCCGCCCCGCGCTGCCGCTGGTCGCGCTGCCGGAGGTGCCGGTCCGATGA
- a CDS encoding molybdopterin oxidoreductase family protein, translating into MPAAVSLPDPGTSTRTTETHCPYCSLQCGVTMTAGDRPATLVPADFPTNRGGLCSKGWSAPELLDHPERLTRPLVRADPGDRSSPLVESTWDDALDRIVTAVRATQARHGHDAVGCFGGGGLTNEQAYQFGKFARVALRTSAIDYNGRFCMSSAAGAAVRAFGIDRGMPFPLADIGAADVVVLVGSNPADTMPPAMQYFDAGRERGAEHVVIDPRRTNTARHASLHVQPLPGTDLALANGLLHIAVAEGLVDAGYVAARTTGFADVRAGVAGYWPDRVERLTGVPVEQQRRIVFALARGERSIILTARGAEQHRSGTDTAQAWINLALALGLPGREGSGWATVTGQGNGQGGREHGQKADQLPGYRKITDPAARAHVAAVWGVDPDDIPGPGRSAFELLDRLGTDGGVRALLVMASNVAVSAPDARRVISRLGDLDFLAVSDFFLSETAELADVVLPSAMWAEEEGTMTNLEGRVIRRRRAMDPPAGVRDDLQLLAELAGRLGAGDKFSGDAETVFTELGRASAGGAADYSGITYQRIDAEQGLFWPVPSLDHPGTPRLFTDRFATPDGRARFWRVEHVDAHEVPDAEYPYVLTTGRVLGQYQSGTQTRRSRSLQLVAPTPRAELHPDLARTLGIGPDDVVELATRRGRARFHALVTDAVRPDVVFAPFHWGGGSSANALTDPALDPTSRMPAFKVCAVAVRRVGGPEERIPPPEPALQPQPRPHQAPTAHTPHTPARRRTTRVKSTPRFLHGVYPITGEGLGRPGPLDPALRYQVPEGRTAQALYFRGGNSTGELVYLLLVRDGEPMRWFPIGAKGDCHVPLRVVEDLDGGTVVELHAAAPLGVTGEVVVDLGLVEV; encoded by the coding sequence GTGCCCGCTGCCGTGTCGCTCCCGGACCCGGGCACCAGCACGCGCACCACCGAGACCCACTGCCCGTACTGCTCGCTGCAGTGCGGGGTGACGATGACCGCCGGCGACCGCCCGGCCACCCTGGTGCCGGCCGACTTCCCGACCAACCGCGGCGGCCTGTGCTCCAAGGGCTGGTCGGCGCCGGAGCTGCTGGACCACCCCGAGCGGCTGACCCGCCCGCTGGTGCGCGCCGACCCGGGCGACCGCTCCAGCCCGCTGGTGGAGAGCACCTGGGACGACGCCCTGGACCGCATCGTCACCGCCGTCCGCGCCACCCAGGCCCGCCACGGCCACGACGCGGTCGGCTGCTTCGGCGGTGGCGGGCTGACCAACGAGCAGGCCTACCAGTTCGGCAAGTTCGCCCGGGTCGCGCTGCGCACCAGCGCCATCGACTACAACGGCCGGTTCTGCATGTCCTCGGCGGCCGGCGCGGCGGTCCGGGCCTTCGGCATCGACCGGGGCATGCCGTTCCCGCTGGCCGACATCGGCGCGGCCGACGTCGTCGTGCTGGTCGGCAGCAACCCGGCCGACACCATGCCCCCGGCGATGCAGTACTTCGACGCCGGCCGGGAGCGCGGCGCCGAGCACGTCGTCATCGACCCGCGGCGCACCAACACCGCCAGGCACGCCTCCCTGCACGTCCAGCCGCTGCCCGGCACCGACCTGGCGCTGGCCAACGGGCTGCTGCACATCGCGGTCGCCGAGGGGCTCGTCGACGCCGGGTACGTCGCGGCGCGCACCACCGGCTTCGCCGACGTCCGGGCCGGGGTCGCCGGCTACTGGCCCGACCGGGTCGAGCGGCTCACCGGGGTGCCGGTGGAGCAGCAGCGCCGGATCGTGTTCGCGCTGGCCCGCGGCGAGCGCTCGATCATCCTCACCGCCCGCGGCGCCGAGCAGCACCGCAGCGGCACCGACACCGCCCAGGCGTGGATCAACCTCGCGCTCGCCCTCGGGCTGCCCGGCCGCGAGGGCAGCGGCTGGGCCACCGTCACCGGGCAGGGCAACGGCCAGGGCGGCCGCGAGCACGGGCAGAAGGCCGACCAGCTCCCCGGCTACCGGAAGATCACCGACCCGGCCGCCCGCGCGCACGTCGCCGCGGTCTGGGGCGTCGACCCCGACGACATACCCGGGCCCGGGCGCAGCGCCTTCGAGCTGCTGGACCGGCTCGGCACCGACGGCGGGGTGCGCGCGCTGCTGGTGATGGCTTCCAACGTCGCCGTGTCCGCGCCGGACGCCCGCCGGGTGATCAGCCGGCTCGGCGACCTGGACTTCCTCGCCGTCAGCGACTTCTTCCTCTCCGAGACCGCCGAGCTCGCCGACGTGGTGCTGCCCAGCGCCATGTGGGCGGAGGAGGAGGGGACGATGACCAACCTCGAGGGCCGGGTGATCCGCCGGCGCCGGGCGATGGACCCGCCCGCGGGCGTCCGCGACGACCTGCAGCTGCTCGCCGAGCTGGCCGGCCGGCTCGGCGCCGGCGACAAGTTCAGCGGCGACGCCGAGACGGTGTTCACCGAGCTCGGCCGGGCCAGCGCCGGCGGGGCCGCCGACTACTCCGGCATCACCTACCAGCGCATCGACGCCGAGCAGGGCCTCTTCTGGCCGGTGCCCTCGCTCGACCACCCCGGCACGCCGCGGCTGTTCACCGACCGGTTCGCCACCCCCGACGGCCGCGCCCGGTTCTGGCGGGTGGAGCACGTCGACGCCCACGAGGTGCCCGACGCCGAGTACCCCTACGTGCTCACCACCGGCCGGGTGCTCGGCCAGTACCAGTCGGGCACCCAGACCCGCCGCTCGCGCAGCCTCCAGCTGGTCGCCCCCACCCCGCGGGCGGAGCTGCACCCCGACCTGGCCCGCACGCTCGGCATCGGGCCGGACGACGTGGTCGAGCTGGCCACCCGCCGCGGCCGGGCCCGCTTCCACGCCCTGGTCACCGACGCCGTGCGCCCCGACGTCGTCTTCGCCCCCTTCCACTGGGGCGGCGGCTCCAGCGCCAACGCGCTCACCGACCCCGCGCTCGACCCGACCAGCCGGATGCCGGCCTTCAAGGTCTGCGCGGTCGCCGTCCGGCGGGTCGGCGGGCCCGAGGAGCGCATCCCGCCCCCCGAGCCGGCGCTGCAGCCGCAGCCCCGGCCGCACCAGGCACCCACGGCCCACACCCCGCACACCCCGGCACGGAGGAGGACCACCCGCGTGAAGAGCACCCCGCGCTTCCTGCACGGCGTCTACCCGATCACCGGCGAGGGGCTGGGCAGACCCGGCCCGCTCGACCCCGCGCTGCGCTACCAGGTGCCCGAGGGCCGCACCGCCCAGGCGCTGTACTTCCGCGGCGGCAACTCCACCGGCGAGCTGGTCTACCTGCTGCTGGTGCGCGACGGCGAGCCGATGCGCTGGTTCCCGATCGGCGCGAAGGGCGACTGCCACGTGCCGCTGCGGGTGGTGGAGGACCTCGACGGCGGCACCGTCGTCGAGCTGCACGCCGCGGCGCCGCTGGGCGTCACCGGCGAGGTCGTGGTCGACCTGGGTCTGGTGGAGGTCTGA
- a CDS encoding MmcQ/YjbR family DNA-binding protein, with amino-acid sequence MDVDAAAAAALALPGVTEADHHGRRSFRVGGGKVLATVPADGVLNVLVGEDLAHAVSAQPGVELLWWGQKLSGVRVELALVDAALLDELLQDAWARRAPAALRRPEP; translated from the coding sequence GTGGACGTCGACGCCGCGGCCGCCGCGGCCCTCGCCCTGCCCGGCGTGACCGAGGCCGACCACCACGGCCGCCGCTCGTTCCGGGTCGGCGGCGGCAAGGTGCTGGCCACGGTGCCCGCGGACGGGGTGCTCAACGTGCTGGTCGGGGAGGACCTCGCGCACGCGGTGAGCGCCCAGCCCGGCGTCGAGCTGCTGTGGTGGGGGCAGAAGCTGTCCGGCGTCCGGGTGGAGCTGGCGCTGGTCGACGCGGCGCTGCTGGACGAGCTGCTGCAGGACGCCTGGGCCCGCCGCGCCCCCGCCGCCCTCCGCCGTCCGGAGCCGTGA
- a CDS encoding VOC family protein has protein sequence MHIDRIDHLVLTVADLDRTVGFYTAVLGMTAETFGDGRTALHFGRQKINLHVRGAEFEPRAAAAGTGTADFCLVTETPLDEVRNELAAHGVPVEVGPVTKHGALGAMRSVYVRDPDANLVEISVY, from the coding sequence GTGCACATCGACCGGATCGACCACCTGGTGCTCACCGTCGCCGACCTCGACCGGACCGTCGGCTTCTACACGGCCGTGCTCGGCATGACCGCGGAGACGTTCGGCGACGGGCGGACGGCGCTGCACTTCGGCCGGCAGAAGATCAACCTGCACGTGCGGGGCGCCGAGTTCGAGCCGCGGGCCGCCGCTGCGGGCACCGGCACCGCGGACTTCTGCCTGGTCACCGAGACCCCGCTGGACGAGGTCAGGAACGAGCTCGCCGCGCACGGCGTGCCGGTCGAGGTCGGCCCGGTGACCAAGCACGGCGCGCTCGGGGCGATGCGCAGCGTGTACGTCCGCGACCCGGACGCCAACCTGGTCGAGATCTCGGTCTACTGA
- the arfB gene encoding alternative ribosome rescue aminoacyl-tRNA hydrolase ArfB, with amino-acid sequence MPGDDAYADLPVSDRLVVPAGALTWRFSRSSGPGGQGVNTADSRVELSVSPLALPGLSDVQRQRLVERLGDRLVDGVLTIAASEHRQQLRNREAARARLAAVLRAAVAAPPPKRRTTKPSRGSQERRIKAKKERGETKRLRRSWD; translated from the coding sequence GTGCCCGGGGACGACGCCTACGCCGACCTGCCGGTGAGCGACCGCCTGGTCGTCCCGGCCGGTGCGCTGACGTGGCGCTTCTCCCGGTCGTCGGGGCCCGGCGGGCAGGGCGTGAACACCGCCGACTCGCGGGTCGAGCTGTCGGTGTCGCCGCTGGCGCTGCCCGGGCTCAGCGACGTGCAGCGGCAGCGGCTCGTCGAGCGGCTGGGTGACCGGCTGGTCGACGGGGTGCTCACCATCGCCGCCAGCGAGCACCGCCAGCAGCTGCGCAACCGGGAGGCGGCCCGGGCCCGGCTGGCCGCCGTGCTGCGCGCCGCGGTCGCCGCGCCGCCGCCGAAGCGCCGGACGACCAAGCCCTCGCGCGGGTCGCAGGAGCGGCGGATCAAGGCCAAGAAGGAGCGCGGCGAGACCAAGCGGCTGCGCCGCAGCTGGGACTGA
- a CDS encoding SixA phosphatase family protein, whose translation MPPRRLVLVRHAQAADAAVDADRPLTGHGARRAAAIGTWLEQQGLTPDRVVVSPAVRAVQTWERAGGAAPVVEPRVYDNTVEALLEVIAEVPDEVHQLVVVGHNPSMSELAAVLDDGDGDDAARRGTAGGFPTGAVAVFDVGTPFAQLAPGTARLALFAVPGSG comes from the coding sequence GTGCCCCCTCGCCGCCTCGTGCTCGTCCGCCACGCCCAGGCCGCCGACGCCGCGGTCGACGCCGACCGGCCGCTGACCGGGCACGGCGCCCGCCGCGCCGCCGCGATCGGCACCTGGCTCGAGCAGCAGGGACTGACCCCGGACCGGGTGGTCGTCTCCCCCGCCGTCCGGGCCGTGCAGACCTGGGAGCGCGCCGGCGGGGCGGCTCCGGTCGTCGAGCCGCGGGTGTACGACAACACGGTCGAGGCGCTGCTCGAGGTGATCGCGGAGGTCCCGGACGAGGTGCACCAGCTGGTCGTGGTGGGCCACAACCCGTCGATGAGCGAGCTCGCCGCCGTCCTGGACGACGGCGACGGCGACGACGCCGCCCGCCGCGGGACGGCCGGGGGCTTCCCGACCGGCGCGGTGGCGGTGTTCGACGTCGGGACGCCGTTCGCCCAACTGGCGCCCGGCACTGCCCGGCTCGCGCTGTTCGCGGTGCCGGGCAGCGGTTGA
- the mmuM gene encoding homocysteine S-methyltransferase: MTTLAEALAARPVVLDGGLSTELESRGHDVTSALWSARLLRDDPGAIAAAHAAFAAAGAQVATTASYQATFPGFAAAGIDAAQARTLMTRSVQLAREGAPEGWVAASVGPYGAYLADGSEYTGGYADDVTVHQLREFHRPRLQVLADAGPDVLACETLPAAAEVEALLAELDDLGVPAWLSLTAVVDPAGVPRTRRGELLADVLAMTRDVDAVIAVGVNCTDPAGVPAAVRVAAAASGTPVVAYPNSGEAWDAVARRWTGQAGVGDVTGWLTAGARLIGGCCRVRPDDVRAVADAVRQLSRRGPGPRPADRPAGSGPAAAR; encoded by the coding sequence GTGACCACCCTCGCCGAGGCGCTCGCCGCCAGACCCGTCGTGCTGGACGGCGGGCTGTCGACCGAGCTGGAGTCGCGCGGGCACGACGTGACGTCGGCGCTGTGGTCCGCGCGGCTGCTGCGCGACGACCCGGGCGCGATCGCCGCCGCGCACGCCGCCTTCGCCGCGGCCGGCGCCCAGGTGGCGACGACCGCCAGCTACCAGGCGACCTTCCCCGGGTTCGCCGCCGCCGGGATCGACGCCGCGCAGGCCCGCACCCTGATGACCCGCTCGGTGCAGCTGGCCCGCGAGGGCGCCCCGGAGGGCTGGGTCGCCGCCTCGGTCGGCCCGTACGGCGCCTACCTGGCCGACGGCTCGGAGTACACCGGCGGCTACGCGGACGACGTGACCGTGCACCAGCTGCGGGAGTTCCACCGGCCGCGGCTGCAGGTGCTCGCCGACGCCGGGCCCGACGTGCTGGCCTGCGAGACGCTGCCCGCCGCCGCCGAGGTCGAGGCCCTGCTGGCCGAGCTCGACGACCTCGGCGTCCCGGCCTGGCTCTCGCTGACCGCCGTCGTCGACCCGGCCGGCGTCCCGCGCACCCGCCGGGGGGAGCTGCTGGCCGACGTCCTGGCGATGACCCGGGACGTCGACGCGGTGATCGCCGTGGGGGTCAACTGCACCGACCCGGCCGGTGTGCCCGCCGCGGTGCGGGTCGCCGCGGCCGCCAGCGGCACGCCGGTGGTCGCCTACCCCAACAGCGGCGAGGCCTGGGACGCCGTCGCCCGCCGGTGGACCGGCCAGGCCGGGGTCGGTGACGTGACGGGCTGGCTGACCGCCGGCGCGCGGCTGATCGGCGGCTGCTGCCGGGTGCGGCCGGACGACGTCCGCGCGGTGGCGGACGCCGTCCGGCAGCTCAGCAGGCGGGGACCGGGTCCGCGCCCCGCCGACCGCCCGGCCGGCAGCGGACCAGCCGCCGCACGGTGA
- the yidD gene encoding membrane protein insertion efficiency factor YidD, with protein sequence MVFVWGWGGGGPRRRRGWGRRGYGPPPGYGYGPGYGYRRNDSCFRDLLFLNTGCCLAQALGCGMEMLLVAPSTVRRVRADSPGGRVADRLVAAVRLYQREVSPRRPPCCHFTPSCSAYAVAAIERHGALRGSWLTVRRLVRCRPGGRRGADPVPAC encoded by the coding sequence GTGGTCTTCGTCTGGGGCTGGGGCGGCGGCGGGCCGCGACGTCGGCGAGGCTGGGGGCGGCGCGGCTACGGCCCACCGCCGGGCTACGGCTACGGGCCGGGGTACGGCTACCGGCGCAACGACTCGTGCTTCCGCGACCTGCTGTTCCTCAACACCGGCTGCTGCCTGGCCCAGGCCCTCGGCTGCGGCATGGAGATGCTGCTCGTCGCACCCTCGACGGTGCGCCGGGTGCGGGCGGACAGCCCAGGTGGACGGGTCGCCGACCGGCTGGTCGCCGCCGTCCGGCTCTACCAGCGGGAGGTCAGCCCGCGCCGCCCACCGTGCTGCCACTTCACCCCGAGCTGCTCGGCCTACGCCGTGGCGGCGATCGAGCGGCACGGTGCGCTGCGGGGCAGCTGGCTCACCGTGCGGCGGCTGGTCCGCTGCCGGCCGGGCGGTCGGCGGGGCGCGGACCCGGTCCCCGCCTGCTGA
- a CDS encoding SDR family oxidoreductase, whose translation MTSPRPESQPEQTQTPPGVLGEMTPKPDHGEESYRGSGKLTGKRAVITGGDSGIGRAVAIAFAREGADVLISYLNEHDDAKDTARYVEEAGRKCVLVAGDLADRAHVKTIIPKAVEELGGIDILVNNAAFQMTHQTLDEISDEEWDHTVAVNLSAMFTLCKDAIPHMGPGSAIVNSSSVNSDMPKPTLAPYAMTKAGIANFTASLAQMYGDKGIRANSVAPGPVWTPLIPATMPAEDVASFGSQVPLGRAAQPAELAPVYVLLASDEASYVSGARVAVTGGNPIL comes from the coding sequence ATGACCTCACCCCGCCCCGAGTCCCAGCCCGAGCAGACCCAGACCCCGCCCGGCGTGCTCGGTGAGATGACGCCGAAGCCCGACCACGGCGAGGAGAGCTACCGCGGCTCCGGGAAGCTCACCGGCAAGCGCGCGGTCATCACCGGCGGCGACAGCGGCATCGGCCGAGCCGTCGCCATCGCCTTCGCCCGCGAGGGCGCCGACGTCCTCATCTCCTACCTCAACGAGCACGACGACGCGAAGGACACCGCCAGGTACGTCGAGGAGGCCGGCCGGAAGTGCGTGCTGGTCGCCGGTGACCTGGCGGACCGCGCGCACGTCAAGACGATCATCCCCAAGGCCGTCGAGGAGCTCGGCGGGATCGACATCCTGGTCAACAACGCCGCGTTCCAGATGACCCACCAGACCCTCGACGAGATCAGCGACGAGGAGTGGGACCACACCGTGGCGGTGAACCTCTCGGCGATGTTCACCCTGTGCAAGGACGCCATCCCGCACATGGGCCCGGGCTCGGCGATCGTCAACTCCTCGTCGGTCAACTCCGACATGCCCAAGCCCACGCTGGCGCCGTACGCCATGACCAAGGCCGGCATCGCGAACTTCACCGCGAGCCTCGCCCAGATGTACGGCGACAAGGGCATCCGGGCCAACAGCGTCGCCCCCGGTCCGGTCTGGACGCCGCTGATCCCGGCGACCATGCCCGCCGAGGACGTCGCCAGCTTCGGGTCGCAGGTGCCGCTGGGCCGGGCCGCGCAGCCCGCCGAGCTCGCGCCGGTCTACGTGCTGCTCGCCAGCGACGAGGCCAGCTACGTCTCCGGAGCGCGGGTGGCGGTCACCGGCGGCAACCCGATCCTGTAA